The region tttgttggttgttcagctgaacttcgttggcttcactcaccaaatacagagaccgaagttctagcgcgatctgtacaggggactcaatggccatatgtttatgtacttgagatcggataaaacggggaagtgaatttgcgcgacagccgaggtaagtcactgtttttgttccttttaacttcatttttccccgttttttggcaattgatgtcaagagggaatataagtttgcactctggtcactataatttttgaaatttttattcattaaagacaaatattgaaaagccccgacggggggattttgcattgcaagtcccctaatggtggctgcacgatagcgagccgtctgtgtacgaggacaattaaaaaaaaaatgttaaaaaactccttgaaacagacggctgccagctgtctagactTTTATATGCTTAAATCCCTCTTTTGATGTGGGAAACAGAGCACAAGAATGTACATAAAGTCACTAATGGAGAATATCAGCTTATCATTTTCTCAAAATGTGTGATGTGAAATCTAAAATTTTTATTCCAAGCAAAAAGTTTGCTTTGTCTTATTTCCAATGTAGCTGGATCTAAAACATACCGATACATGCGCCAACCAATCGCGTTCATGTATCTTGACATGATGTCTACAAGGTACCACCACTACTGAGTGCGTATGCATGGGATACTTCAGTCTAGTctataccaaaaaaaaacacattttgagaTTTGGACTGaagttttttaaaaacttcAGTCCTAATctcaaaatatatatcatgatTTTGCCTAGATACTTATGAATTATTTAAATCATTGATCATTTAATAAGTAAGATATTGAAATTAATATGTTCGAAGTTTTATACACATTGATACATAGGCCTATGCCTTTTCAGAAATTCTGAAAATGTTACACTAATTCTCTGTCAAactaaaaataaagatttcatGTCTGATGATGGATTGCCTGACCTAGAACCAATGTTCTGAATATTTATACTTTGTACTActaattattgttttaaaaagtgTCATTTTATATAGtgtcattttatatattgcCATTTTGAACTTAATTTCAtccattttatctattttttgcaGTCCAACATGGACCCTACAGATGTGTCTAATAACCAAACTGGAGGCCCATTTATCATTGATGAGTACAACTTGGCTCTTTGTGCCATAGTTACTGTGGCAATGCAAGCATCTTTCTTCATTATAGCAGCAACGTGCAAGTTTGACAAAGTCACAGATTTTGCTGGAGGAACCAATTTTGTTGTTCTAGCTTTGCTGTCCTTCTTTCTTGCTCAGGTAAATTAtgattcagaattttttttattattgatgtcTTGACTGCATAAGGCTTTTTAAAGATCTCATATTTTCCAGTAGTAAAAAGTTATGGGATTAATATAGAAGATAATTTAATTAGTCCATAATGCAGGCatagcatacatgtagaaatgtgTTTTCCAGTggttttcaaataataatagtagtataTTGTGTCATAACAATAAAACCATTGAATAAAATTGTCTGCAATTCGTTAAGttaaaaattgttctatcaAGATGTCTGGCTACTGCTAAATCCACCCTCTTTCATACATACTATTCAACAAGAATATTTTCTTTGAGACTTTAAACTCGATGTACTGGGTATCTGCTTTAAAAGTGTTTAACTACAGTGTATGTGGAAATGTAAAAGTGATTTGAACAGCACACATGTTGGTTATTACTTGCAAAACTTTATGAAAAACTCTCAAATTTAATTGTCATGTTGCAGTTTGTAGAACTTGTAAATTTGCTAGTGTCAAACCATTTTGGTAATGCTTTAGCTTAATAAGCAATCCAAGGGAAAATATTGAGTAACATACAAAGCACCGACtattcccttatttttattcttctctTTCAGACTTACGGTGTACGTCAGATTGTGGCTACTGTTCTGGTGTTTTTGTGGGGCATACGCCTATCAGGGTACCTCTTGTATAGAATTATCAAGATAGGCGAGGATAAACGATTTGATGATAAGCGAGAAAACTGCCTCAAGTTTGCCGGCTTCTGGATTTTTCAGGTGAGAATCGAGATCAAGGTCAAGACTATTGAATATATGGCTTACAGGAATTAAGGAGTACCTAAACAAAGTCCTGGAATTACAGAAATTTAATTATAACAGGTTAACTGGTCTTGCATTtataatgaaatgattgaaCATGCGAGGTATATTATGGTCCTAAAGTTACTGTCAACATGAAGTTTAATGGGAATGCCATCGAAACTCTCGTGAAGTgttagtatgtacatgtatgcaaggaAAGGATATTGTTATCAAAGTGCTTGAAGACATCTCAAATTATTCGCCTCTTACTCTCCACTTTGGCTAATGCTCAATGCCTCCCTCTACATAGTGTATGGGGTCTGATGCGGAAAGACTACACTAAGAGGCTGCAAAGCAGCTCCAGTGATGCAGCTTTTTGCATCTTATTTACCACCAAGTTTGCAGAGCCATCAGGAGCCGTCTTTCATGACAGCTTTACTCGCACCTACATTATTAACAATGGATAATGCTGAGTGAAAGAGAACATCAAATTAATGGGTCAATTGTTATATTTTCCTGCCCTATTACTGagtgatgaatattcatgtattcatccgggcgataagattttttttccgggCTCACAGGAAAGCTCTTGATTCTATGGATTTCAGAATTCTTTTCTAGGGATTTTCCCGTCTGGAGATTAGGACTTAAGTTTTGGGTCGAGACTACCATTAAGTGAAGGTGGTTTCTGTACAAATGTTCTGCAAATAAAACTGGAACCAGATAATTGCTGTACAAAGTCAACATGGATTTATTGTAGGGGTTACTTTTCACCCTTTTGCAGGCTGTATGGGTCTTCACGGTGAGTCTACCAGTCATCTTCATCAATGCTCAGAAACATGATGAGGGAACTTCTTTTGAGGCCCTGGACTACGTAGGAACGGTCCTGTTTGGTATCGGTCTACTAATCGAGACCGTTGCTGACCAACAGAAGTTTAATTTCCGGAATGACCCAGCTAATAAAGGAAAATGGTGCCAAGCAGGTATGCCTCTTCTTTCTTTAAAAGGAACTTAATCCTTAGGATAACAGTTTTAATCATAGCAGAAAAATGTAGGTGGAGGTTTGATatgtcaaagaaaaagaaagttatggatatttgtattttgatttgtgacatcacagaCAAGCAGATCCTCATTACGGTATGttatgtgatatgaaaaattcccaaaatgccaaaatatcagaaaaatgaatttattttatttgggtGACATGGTATGTCATGAGGTACATCATATCATACCCCCTTCTATCATTTTAACAATATTTAAATATCCATCATGGTCCATGAAAAAACTGGACTCAAAGGTGGAAACTTGAGAGAACTGGACTTCGCCTACACTATACTATTATTTGAAATTTCTTAGCTGAAGTTGTGTAATTACTATCTATTATATAATGCGTAGTCATGTGAAAGTGCTTCAATTCAGGAAGGCACGgcatttccttccttcctttcttgtGAAAACTTCCATGAAGCATGATAACATTGATTTTCACTGAAAAATGTGCATCCAGCCAATCAGTTGCAaagattttagtagcttataacagttgtcagtAAATAATACCACTGACAAAGTACTTCATGGAATATGCTCCCTTTGTTGTTTAGTTGTTACCATACTCAATCCAGGAAGTTGCAGGCCTGCATCTATAGGTATGAGTTTGGTGTCCAATTTGATGTAAGCTTTACTATAATTCCTATAGGTGGATGTGAAGTTCTGAACCTGATGACCCATATTGTGAAATCTGGTTTAATTAGAGTATGATTTATCTGTGCTgcaattatgggaagccaaaattCTTAAACTTATTTTAGATTGTATACttcttatttttactttattctTTCCTATGTTTTTGATGGTGCAGAAAAAGTATTTCAGTTATGCATTTGGTTCCAAATGCTCTATCTGACTAATATGACATTTAAGAGATTAGTGttacaattggctatccatagttcaGCCCAAAGTGTAGACAAATGTTTTGACTAAATCTGAGTTCAGAACATGGGCCAATATGATTTAATTTGTGTCTACACTAACACGTCATAAgccatcaaataaaaaaaggatgtAAATTTCTCTTTTCTACAATGTTATGAAGCTAATACACGAacgaacaaaatgaaaaatattaaaagatacATATGTCATCTAATCAAGTTATGAATTTACCCATTTCTACAGGGCTCTGTGgctaaacacacacaaaaaatgaaaagatgtaTATTGTCAAATGTGCATATGAATGAACTCGTTTCTACAGGGTTGATGGTTAACATAAACTATCAAACAAAAACGAAAACATAAAAAGATATACTGTTTATACATCATCaaataaagttatgaatttCCTCATTTTTAGAGGTTATCTGAAGCTACACacaaacaaactaaaatgaCAATGTGAAAAAGGACAAACTGTTTGTCATCAAGTAAACTTAGATGGATTTACTCATTTCTACAAGTATATTGAGCTGGTTTATGAAGCAGAGCATAGACAACAATGAAATTTTTGAATGGATGTATTgtatcaataaacttttgaatttacTCTTTCTCTACAGATCTATTGAGCTGGCTTATGAAGCTGAAtataaacaaagaaagttttaaaaagatgtGTTGTATCAAACTTTTGAATTCACTCATTTCTACAGGTCTTTGGAGCTGGTCTCGGCATCCTAACTACTTTGGTGAGATCATGTTATGGTGGGGGATGTTCATTATGAGCTGTAGTGTATTAACTAATGTGGAATGGATTGCAGTTCTAAGCCCTCTATTCATCTCTGCTATTCTCCTCTTCTTGAGCGGGATCCCTCTCCTTGAAGAGAGTGCTGATAGGAGATATGGAGAGTGAGTATAAACAAGAGAAAAgggatatatatatactaccATATATACACTAAGCACATTTTGATTTACGTCTTGACATAGGCGtcataatgtgatttttatgcAGTACTGCGCAAGTGTCAGTGTCGACCCCTCATTCACCACTCAAGTTGAGAATGCATTCAGTCTGGTTCTCACTGTCCACCAAATGATGGCATCACCCATGTTTTCTTATGTactttattacatgaaatacaaaatatttcaattttttccttgTAATAATAAAaggagtgacatcatcgactcattCATTTGCCTATGACTGGGTAGTGCATGTAATTGgttatgaaaaataagtgatATTTTAGAATACAACTTTATTACTTTtcagcattatttttgttttatttttgttgttttattgaaTTAAGCTCTTCATTGAAGTGGCCTTTCCCTTTAGCGAAGGATTAAGAATACAAGGTCTGGGGCTCAAAgcccataaaaaatatattagcgAGGCCCACCATCAACACCCCCATCTGGTAAAAATTAGCATGTGACAATGGTGTAGATTATATTGAAACATTGAATGATAGCATTATCCAAGATtctatttttgtcaaattttctcattatgtaaaataaattgtcaGGTTTGATTTGATTGTTCTTGAAGTACACTCATTAAATGGTACGAAACAAGAACTTTAGATTAATAATTCCTaactcctttttcttttatcttctgAACAGACTGGATTCCTATGTAATCTTCAAGAAATCAACGAGTCCATTAATCTTGTTCTGGCCACGTCTTTATCAAGTTCTGCCCTCACCGGTGAAGTGTTTGTTCTGTTGTGAGTTCCCTTTCTATAACAATATTGGGAAGAATCCTCCTGATGTTGAGGGCGCCACTGCAAATGAGCAGACAGGGATTGCAAGAGCATAAGTCAGCTCAaatcaagtgattttttttatgttcatcTGCTAAGAGTCATGTTCATTGGAAATTAAAATGCTGATAAAGTAAAATGAACAGATGAACTTAATTGATTTTCCTACTTTTTCTGCACTGCGATAAATAATTTGGTGTCAACCACTGATGTAAATTCAGGCAGTGAACCTGTTGGTCAG is a window of Lytechinus variegatus isolate NC3 chromosome 2, Lvar_3.0, whole genome shotgun sequence DNA encoding:
- the LOC121407224 gene encoding uncharacterized protein LOC121407224 — encoded protein: MDPTDVSNNQTGGPFIIDEYNLALCAIVTVAMQASFFIIAATCKFDKVTDFAGGTNFVVLALLSFFLAQTYGVRQIVATVLVFLWGIRLSGYLLYRIIKIGEDKRFDDKRENCLKFAGFWIFQAVWVFTVSLPVIFINAQKHDEGTSFEALDYVGTVLFGIGLLIETVADQQKFNFRNDPANKGKWCQAGLWSWSRHPNYFGEIMLWWGMFIMSCSVLTNVEWIAVLSPLFISAILLFLSGIPLLEESADRRYGELDSYVIFKKSTSPLILFWPRLYQVLPSPVKCLFCCEFPFYNNIGKNPPDVEGATANEQTGIARA